A window of the Lysinibacillus irui genome harbors these coding sequences:
- a CDS encoding competence protein ComK has translation MHKKDIMSSETMLYMPVYDSFGNLCTRVYEKNNEYISKLAPTKLLDYNLRYFGSSLRGAFDGSKMILGKLNKNPIIVDERGNILWCPSRSPLHPLCIWFAVHHIDEYSAVDKKRTKITFVNGKEIIVDISEKVLEYRIQRAFLLKYRLEKRTKHLLVQYDRVKVFQRMALNMLEEEK, from the coding sequence ATGCATAAAAAAGATATTATGAGTAGTGAAACAATGTTGTATATGCCTGTATATGATTCCTTTGGAAATTTATGTACGCGGGTGTACGAGAAAAATAATGAATATATATCTAAACTAGCTCCGACAAAGTTATTGGACTATAATCTTCGTTATTTTGGTTCTAGTTTAAGAGGAGCTTTCGATGGATCAAAAATGATTCTAGGTAAGCTTAATAAAAACCCAATCATAGTAGATGAACGCGGGAATATTTTATGGTGTCCAAGCAGGTCACCACTACATCCGCTATGTATATGGTTTGCTGTTCATCATATTGATGAATATTCAGCTGTGGATAAAAAGAGGACGAAGATCACTTTTGTGAATGGCAAGGAAATTATTGTGGATATCAGTGAGAAAGTTCTTGAGTACCGGATACAGAGAGCATTTTTATTAAAGTATAGATTAGAGAAACGCACAAAGCATTTACTTGTACAGTATGATCGTGTGAAAGTATTTCAGCGAATGGCTCTTAATATGCTTGAGGAAGAGAAATAA
- the fliS gene encoding flagellar export chaperone FliS — translation MAANLTAQNAYKQNSVTTASPGELTLMLYNGCLKFLHKAKQAIQEKNIQEKNTNLQKAQAIIAELMSTLNMDIEISKQMLPLYEYMNHRLVEANIQNDVAIIEEVEGLVTEFRDTWKEVIRINRQQQFGQGNSGQI, via the coding sequence TTGGCAGCAAATTTAACAGCACAAAACGCATACAAACAAAATAGTGTAACCACTGCTTCTCCTGGTGAGTTGACGTTAATGCTTTATAATGGATGTCTGAAATTCTTGCATAAGGCGAAACAAGCTATTCAAGAGAAGAATATCCAAGAAAAGAACACAAATCTTCAAAAGGCGCAGGCGATTATTGCTGAGCTAATGTCTACACTCAATATGGATATTGAGATTTCGAAACAAATGCTTCCTCTTTATGAATATATGAATCATCGTTTAGTCGAAGCGAACATTCAAAATGATGTAGCCATTATTGAAGAAGTAGAGGGATTGGTGACGGAATTCCGCGATACGTGGAAGGAAGTTATTCGCATTAATCGACAACAGCAGTTTGGTCAAGGAAACAGCGGACAAATTTAG
- the hpf gene encoding ribosome hibernation-promoting factor, HPF/YfiA family, which translates to MLNFNIRGENIEVTPAIREYVENKVDKVERYFNEDVNANANVNLKVYNDKQTKVEVTIPMKNLTLRAEERHNDMYAAIDLIVDKLERQIRKHKTKVNRKFREREGAGLYFATTQAAADAATEEEEYSIVRTKQFDLKPMDQEEAVLQMNMLGHDFYVFTDAESNGTNIVYKRKDGKYGLIETT; encoded by the coding sequence ATGTTAAACTTTAACATTCGTGGTGAAAATATTGAGGTAACTCCAGCTATTCGAGAGTATGTTGAGAACAAAGTCGACAAAGTGGAACGTTATTTTAACGAAGATGTTAACGCCAACGCTAATGTCAATTTAAAGGTTTACAATGACAAGCAAACTAAAGTGGAAGTCACAATTCCAATGAAAAACTTAACTCTGCGTGCTGAAGAGCGTCATAACGATATGTATGCTGCTATTGATCTAATTGTTGATAAATTAGAGCGTCAAATTCGTAAGCATAAAACAAAAGTAAACCGTAAATTCCGTGAGCGTGAAGGTGCAGGCCTTTATTTTGCTACTACACAAGCAGCCGCTGATGCCGCTACAGAGGAAGAAGAATACTCCATTGTGCGTACCAAGCAATTTGATTTAAAACCAATGGACCAAGAAGAGGCTGTTTTACAAATGAATATGCTTGGACATGATTTCTATGTCTTTACAGATGCTGAGTCAAATGGCACAAATATTGTGTATAAACGTAAAGACGGAAAATATGGCTTAATTGAAACAACTTAA
- a CDS encoding PilZ domain-containing protein: MIFKRQEGFRFKFEEPIQITFAMYENGKVNHGQTAMADLLDISPRGLKMFTEVDLGVNPPPLDLRFVLDTLEVRAYGDVIWSRPFGNGKQYGIHFNDQGPVEDLIVEELKLRRKKEAAEAKKQNDF; the protein is encoded by the coding sequence ATGATCTTTAAGCGTCAAGAAGGCTTCCGCTTTAAATTCGAGGAGCCTATTCAAATAACTTTTGCTATGTATGAGAATGGAAAGGTCAATCATGGACAGACAGCCATGGCAGACTTGCTGGATATTAGTCCGCGTGGATTAAAAATGTTTACTGAAGTGGATTTAGGCGTCAACCCTCCACCATTGGACCTCCGATTTGTACTTGATACACTTGAGGTGCGAGCATATGGGGATGTCATTTGGAGTCGCCCGTTTGGTAACGGTAAGCAATATGGCATCCATTTCAATGATCAAGGACCAGTAGAAGATTTGATTGTTGAAGAATTAAAGCTGCGACGTAAAAAGGAAGCGGCAGAAGCGAAGAAACAAAATGATTTTTAA
- a CDS encoding flagellar protein FlaG: MRIASQGQSIETITAPTNTKAMTVQEKMTPNVSTVTDSQLVVEKATTVGEEQEISKEKLQQAVDVVNEFLEINHSSSKFIYHEGLERYYVTIVNRDTEEVVKEIPPKKLLDAFYEMQKMVGMIVDEKI, encoded by the coding sequence ATGCGTATTGCATCGCAGGGGCAGTCAATTGAGACGATTACTGCACCAACTAATACAAAAGCAATGACTGTGCAGGAAAAAATGACGCCTAATGTTTCAACAGTAACCGACTCTCAACTGGTAGTAGAAAAAGCAACTACTGTTGGAGAAGAACAGGAAATTTCAAAAGAAAAACTACAACAGGCTGTAGATGTTGTAAATGAATTTTTGGAAATAAATCATAGTTCCTCAAAATTTATTTATCATGAGGGCTTGGAACGCTATTATGTGACGATAGTAAATCGTGATACTGAGGAAGTTGTTAAGGAAATCCCACCTAAAAAATTATTAGATGCTTTCTATGAAATGCAAAAAATGGTGGGAATGATTGTAGACGAGAAAATTTAA
- the prfB gene encoding peptide chain release factor 2 (programmed frameshift), which yields MIELADVRNVLDTTAKKLADFRGSLDLENKEARIQELDEMMLEPGFWDDQQGAQVIINEGNGLKAIVNEYKDLVETHENLDMTLELLREEPDEELQEELGKELAEFQQKIGDFELQLLLSGPYDQNNAILELHPGAGGTESQDWGSMLLRMYTRWAEKRGFKVETVDYLPGDEAGIKSVTLSIKGHNAFGYLQAEKGVHRLVRISPFDSSGRRHTSFVSCDVMPEFDDNIEIDIRTEDLKIDTYRATGAGGQHINTTDSAVRITHIPTGTVVQCQAERSQIKNREKAMTMLKGKLYQLELDKQQAQLDEIRGEQKEIGWGSQIRSYVFHPYSMVKDHRTNEETGNVGAVMDGDLDPFINAFLRSKIN from the exons ATGATTGAATTAGCAGATGTACGCAATGTGTTAGACACTACAGCCAAAAAATTGGCAGACTTTAGGGGGTCTCTT GACTTAGAAAACAAAGAGGCACGTATTCAGGAGCTAGATGAAATGATGCTAGAGCCAGGTTTTTGGGATGATCAACAAGGTGCACAGGTAATCATCAATGAAGGAAATGGCTTGAAAGCAATCGTCAATGAATATAAAGATTTAGTGGAAACACATGAAAATTTAGATATGACACTGGAACTTTTACGTGAAGAGCCAGATGAAGAATTACAGGAAGAACTAGGCAAAGAGCTAGCAGAATTCCAACAAAAAATAGGAGACTTTGAGCTCCAATTGCTATTAAGTGGTCCATATGATCAAAACAATGCCATTTTAGAGCTACATCCTGGTGCAGGTGGAACGGAATCACAGGACTGGGGTTCTATGCTGTTACGTATGTATACTCGATGGGCAGAAAAACGTGGCTTTAAAGTGGAGACAGTCGATTATCTTCCAGGTGATGAAGCTGGGATTAAATCGGTTACCTTGTCTATTAAAGGTCACAATGCTTTTGGTTATTTACAGGCTGAAAAAGGTGTACATCGTTTAGTACGTATTTCACCATTTGATTCGTCTGGGCGCCGCCATACATCATTCGTTTCTTGTGATGTTATGCCAGAGTTTGATGACAATATTGAAATCGATATTCGTACAGAGGATTTAAAAATTGATACGTACCGTGCAACAGGTGCAGGTGGTCAGCATATTAATACGACGGATTCAGCAGTTCGTATTACACATATCCCGACTGGTACCGTTGTACAATGTCAAGCAGAACGTTCACAGATTAAAAACCGTGAAAAAGCGATGACTATGTTAAAGGGTAAATTATATCAATTAGAGCTTGATAAGCAGCAGGCTCAGCTAGATGAAATACGTGGTGAGCAAAAGGAAATCGGCTGGGGCTCACAAATTCGTTCTTATGTGTTCCATCCATACTCTATGGTGAAGGACCATCGTACGAATGAAGAGACAGGTAATGTCGGTGCAGTAATGGATGGCGATTTAGATCCATTTATTAATGCCTTTTTACGATCTAAAATTAATTAG
- a CDS encoding phospho-sugar mutase codes for MHKELYELWRQKANSMYQDELLEIANNKQAIEDHFYQLVPFGTGGMRGKLGAGTNRINIHTIRLVAEGLARQIECQGEAAKISGVVIAYDTRHFSQEFAYETAGVLAAHGIQTYVFSESRPTPELSFAIRYLAAYAGVVITASHNPKEYNGFKVYGQDGAQLTPRFADEVSEHMKSVEDIFKIHSLTKDELFTSDYCIEMLDKLDDAYNAALKTLIQVNGKKDVNIIYTPLHGAGLVPTKRALKEAGFTNVHIVNEQAVQDGDFPTVQYPNPEETLAFEMAIALGKKVGAELILATDPDADRLGVAILNGDYYQLLTGNQLGALLLNYLLSTKQQAGTLPLNGAILKTIVTSELGTAIAGSFNIQTINTLTGFKYIAEKIAEFETTGEHSFIFGYEESYGYLAGSFVRDKDAVQIALLTAEMASYYKEQNLSLLDVLNSLYQQHGYYQEKLLSFTYEGIEGQKRITNIMEQFRKNESTEMAGIKVIVTEDYKAGFTYLANGEKQALSLPKTDVLKYRLQDGSWICIRPSGTEPKCKIYIGVRKDSEAEAFETLIDVEDYMKKMIN; via the coding sequence GTGCATAAAGAATTGTATGAGTTATGGCGACAAAAAGCGAATAGTATGTATCAAGATGAACTGCTAGAAATTGCTAATAATAAACAAGCTATTGAAGATCATTTCTATCAATTAGTTCCTTTCGGTACAGGCGGAATGAGGGGGAAGCTAGGAGCTGGCACAAATCGTATCAATATTCATACCATTCGTTTAGTAGCTGAAGGATTAGCTCGTCAAATTGAGTGTCAGGGAGAAGCGGCGAAAATAAGTGGTGTTGTTATTGCGTATGATACACGACATTTTTCACAGGAGTTTGCTTATGAAACAGCAGGAGTTTTGGCTGCGCATGGTATACAAACCTATGTATTTAGTGAAAGTAGACCAACTCCTGAATTAAGTTTTGCTATTCGATATTTAGCGGCCTATGCCGGAGTAGTTATTACAGCTAGTCATAATCCTAAAGAATATAATGGTTTTAAAGTATATGGACAAGATGGAGCACAGTTAACACCTCGATTTGCCGATGAAGTCTCTGAACATATGAAAAGTGTAGAAGATATTTTTAAAATTCATTCCCTCACAAAAGATGAATTATTTACATCGGATTATTGCATTGAGATGCTAGACAAATTGGATGATGCGTATAATGCTGCTCTAAAAACACTTATTCAAGTTAATGGTAAAAAGGATGTAAACATAATCTATACTCCTTTGCATGGTGCAGGTCTTGTGCCGACAAAGCGTGCTTTAAAAGAGGCAGGCTTTACAAATGTACATATTGTTAACGAACAAGCTGTTCAAGATGGCGATTTTCCAACAGTGCAGTATCCAAATCCAGAAGAAACGCTTGCCTTTGAAATGGCGATTGCTTTAGGGAAGAAAGTTGGAGCTGAATTAATACTGGCTACAGATCCAGATGCAGATCGTCTTGGTGTAGCGATACTTAATGGTGATTATTATCAGCTATTAACAGGGAACCAGCTTGGTGCCCTATTGTTAAACTATTTACTTTCTACAAAGCAACAAGCAGGAACTTTACCTTTGAATGGGGCAATCTTAAAAACTATTGTAACCTCTGAATTAGGGACAGCAATTGCAGGTAGTTTTAATATACAAACAATAAATACGCTTACAGGTTTTAAATACATTGCTGAGAAAATCGCAGAATTTGAGACAACTGGTGAGCATTCATTTATATTTGGCTATGAAGAAAGCTACGGGTATCTAGCAGGAAGTTTTGTAAGAGATAAAGATGCAGTACAAATTGCACTCTTAACTGCAGAAATGGCTTCTTATTATAAAGAACAAAATCTATCACTTTTAGATGTGCTGAACTCCCTTTACCAACAACATGGATACTATCAAGAAAAGTTGTTGTCATTTACTTATGAGGGGATAGAGGGACAGAAGCGTATAACCAATATTATGGAGCAATTTAGAAAAAACGAATCTACCGAAATGGCTGGAATCAAAGTTATAGTAACAGAAGATTACAAGGCAGGATTTACATATCTTGCAAACGGTGAGAAACAAGCGTTATCTTTACCAAAAACAGATGTTCTCAAATATAGATTACAAGATGGTTCATGGATTTGTATTCGACCTTCTGGAACAGAACCGAAATGTAAGATTTACATTGGAGTACGAAAGGATAGCGAAGCAGAAGCATTTGAAACCTTAATTGATGTAGAAGATTATATGAAAAAAATGATTAATTAA
- a CDS encoding flagellar protein FliT, whose protein sequence is MQQTEQLLQTSANLFKFLGDVPKGEDRDEYINTINTMLDKRGTIIEDLIKEGFRFDEQNRVHRTLLELDKGIKERLAAVMSAVKQDMANLQKTKKSEQQYFNPYSNVRVMDGMYYDKKN, encoded by the coding sequence ATGCAGCAAACAGAACAACTATTGCAGACATCAGCTAATTTATTTAAGTTTTTAGGGGACGTTCCTAAAGGCGAAGACCGTGATGAATACATCAATACTATCAATACTATGTTGGACAAGCGTGGGACGATTATTGAAGACTTGATCAAAGAAGGATTTCGTTTTGATGAACAAAATCGAGTTCATCGTACACTATTGGAACTAGATAAAGGCATTAAAGAACGATTGGCTGCCGTAATGAGTGCCGTTAAACAAGACATGGCAAACCTACAAAAAACGAAAAAAAGTGAACAGCAATATTTCAATCCTTATTCGAATGTTCGTGTGATGGATGGCATGTATTATGACAAAAAGAATTAA
- the fliD gene encoding flagellar filament capping protein FliD: MVSRIGGLASGMDIDSIVEKLMQAERMPLNKAFQRKQTLEWQRDAYRNVNVATQKLNKFLEEKMWLQSQMMKKTATSSNENLVTVKATNNATGSLNIESVTQLATSTQMIGEQTGYTGTTKLSALVGESVKSIEIKSIDKNGNLAEKATTITFDPSKDTINDLIKKINQSNAGVTALFENGQLSLTANNTGSVKSGSGEIVFGQGKELFDALGMDKATPISGKNAILKVNGISMERSSNTITISGYEVSLKSTFNAKAGAADRVAAAEIELKNAKDAQPILEADRDKKLGEYNTYYNDTYKKEHERIFGKNNLTVDQQEKFDKLSDIGKVALLNATDLTDLQSISIDYTDAESIKSSINNSSLTDEQKAKLLRLSPDDLKSLQSADGGALLDRAQQIDFENSYKSLDKTFLNNLTADDIAFLSEIKGKDNTEIDQILAGKDDAIKEKFGKMDRVDLSRLSDLSGSLEDFKQFSTVEKKNNDNLAAYKAAESNVQSGLKRIEEAQKSYDNAKAAENSTAGDSSPTVAPVNLTSTTDTKSIKDSIQEFVKTYNEMLDTMNGLLKEKKYRDYPPLTKEQREDMSESEQKLWDEKAKSGLLRNDSLIRDGLAKMRSQFVSSVNGLGDDTIDSLAEIGITTSKTLSDGGKLVIDDKKLDAALEKDPDQVIQMFTNQGSVTTITDEKGRKITQDSRGITKRLRDEIDALTKNIEKKAGKEGKTDQTYSLGKLIIESDNRITKLQAKLVDIEARYWKQFTAMEQAINKANQQSSMFMQG; this comes from the coding sequence ATGGTTTCAAGAATTGGTGGATTAGCCTCAGGAATGGATATTGATAGTATTGTAGAGAAGTTAATGCAGGCGGAAAGAATGCCTTTAAATAAAGCTTTTCAAAGAAAGCAAACATTAGAATGGCAGCGTGACGCGTATCGAAATGTGAATGTAGCTACACAGAAACTCAATAAATTTTTAGAAGAAAAAATGTGGTTGCAGAGCCAGATGATGAAAAAAACAGCTACATCTTCTAATGAAAACTTAGTAACAGTTAAGGCTACAAATAATGCTACTGGTTCTCTCAATATTGAAAGTGTTACGCAATTAGCCACTTCAACTCAGATGATTGGTGAGCAAACAGGTTATACAGGTACAACGAAATTATCAGCTTTGGTGGGGGAATCTGTTAAGTCTATAGAGATAAAATCAATCGATAAGAACGGTAATTTAGCAGAAAAGGCAACTACAATTACCTTTGATCCTTCGAAAGATACAATTAATGATTTAATAAAAAAAATCAATCAGAGTAATGCTGGAGTTACTGCATTATTTGAAAATGGACAACTTTCATTAACTGCAAATAATACAGGTAGTGTAAAAAGTGGTAGTGGGGAGATTGTCTTTGGACAAGGGAAAGAACTATTTGATGCATTAGGGATGGATAAAGCAACGCCTATATCTGGTAAAAATGCGATTCTAAAAGTTAATGGTATTTCGATGGAGCGTTCATCAAATACAATTACGATTTCTGGCTATGAGGTATCACTTAAGTCAACATTCAATGCCAAAGCAGGAGCAGCTGATCGTGTAGCAGCAGCAGAAATAGAATTAAAAAATGCGAAAGATGCACAGCCAATTTTAGAAGCTGATAGAGATAAAAAGCTTGGAGAATACAATACTTATTATAATGATACGTACAAAAAAGAGCACGAGCGTATTTTTGGGAAAAACAATTTAACCGTAGATCAACAAGAAAAATTTGATAAGTTATCGGACATAGGGAAAGTTGCTCTTCTAAATGCTACTGATTTAACTGACTTACAATCTATAAGTATTGATTATACAGATGCAGAGAGTATTAAGTCATCTATTAACAATTCAAGCTTAACAGATGAACAAAAAGCAAAACTATTAAGACTATCTCCAGATGACTTAAAATCTTTACAAAGTGCTGATGGGGGAGCATTGCTTGACCGAGCACAGCAAATCGATTTTGAAAACTCCTATAAATCCTTAGATAAGACTTTTTTAAATAATTTGACTGCCGATGATATAGCATTTTTATCTGAAATTAAAGGAAAAGATAATACTGAAATAGATCAAATTCTAGCAGGAAAAGACGATGCTATTAAGGAAAAATTCGGAAAAATGGATAGAGTTGATTTAAGCCGTTTATCTGATTTAAGTGGTTCCTTAGAAGATTTTAAACAGTTTAGTACAGTGGAGAAAAAGAATAATGACAATCTAGCTGCATATAAAGCAGCAGAAAGTAATGTACAGTCTGGACTAAAACGTATTGAAGAAGCACAGAAATCTTATGATAATGCAAAGGCGGCAGAGAACAGCACGGCCGGTGATAGTTCACCTACTGTAGCTCCAGTTAATTTAACCTCTACTACTGATACTAAAAGCATAAAAGATAGTATTCAAGAATTTGTAAAAACTTATAATGAAATGCTCGATACGATGAATGGTCTATTAAAAGAAAAGAAATATCGTGATTATCCACCATTGACAAAAGAACAACGTGAAGATATGTCTGAAAGCGAGCAAAAGTTGTGGGATGAAAAAGCGAAAAGTGGTTTATTACGTAACGACTCTTTAATTCGAGATGGTTTAGCTAAGATGCGCTCTCAGTTTGTATCGTCTGTCAATGGACTGGGCGATGATACAATTGATTCTTTAGCTGAAATAGGGATTACGACATCGAAAACACTTTCAGATGGTGGGAAGTTAGTAATAGATGACAAGAAGCTTGATGCTGCCTTAGAAAAAGACCCTGATCAAGTTATTCAAATGTTTACTAATCAAGGCAGTGTAACTACCATTACTGATGAAAAAGGTAGAAAAATTACTCAAGATTCACGAGGCATAACAAAACGTTTAAGAGATGAAATAGATGCTTTAACTAAAAATATTGAGAAGAAAGCGGGTAAAGAAGGAAAAACAGATCAAACTTATAGTTTAGGTAAACTAATTATTGAATCTGATAATCGCATTACTAAATTACAAGCTAAACTAGTAGATATTGAGGCGCGTTATTGGAAACAATTCACAGCTATGGAGCAAGCAATAAACAAAGCAAATCAACAATCGAGCATGTTCATGCAAGGCTAA
- the secA gene encoding preprotein translocase subunit SecA → MANLLNKLFDFNKRELKKLEKIADQVEGFASQMEQLSDDQLQAKTDEFKKRYADGEKLDSIRAEAFAVCREAAKRVLEMYPFRVQIMGAAALDEGNIAEMKTGEGKTLTATMAVYLNAITGKGVHVVTVNEYLASRDAAEMGQLYNFLGLSVGLNLNSLSKEEKRAAYEADITYSTNNELGFDYLRDNMVLYKEERVQRPLHYAVIDEVDSILIDEARTPLIISGQAGKSAQLYKQSNAFVRMLNAETDYTYEESTKGVTLTDAGVEKAEKAFGIDNLFDLTHVRLNHAINQSLKAHVSMHNDVDYVVQDGEIVIVDGFTGRLMKGRRYSDGLHQAIEAKEGVEIQNESMTMATITFQNYFRMYQKLAGMTGTAKTEEEEFRNIYNMNVVAIPTNKPIARDDRADLIFATMEGKYKAVAADIAERHRAGQPVLVGTVAIETSEIISKLLDKHKIPHNVLNAKNHEREAEIIANAGTKGAVTIATNMAGRGTDIKPGEGVLEIGGLAVIGTERHESRRIDNQLRGRSGRQGNPGVTQFYLSLEDDLMRRFGSDNMKSMMMRLGMDDSQPLQSKVVSRAVESAQKRVEGNNFDARKRLLQYDDVLRQQREIIYKERYDVLETENMRVLVESMIQETIDNVVGLYTQGEQKDWNLKAIEDFVAANLLDEGQLKVSDFQGKSAEDINQMISDAVHVRYDEKEAELTPERMREFEKVILLRSIDTKWIDHIDAMDQLRQGIHLRAYGQNDPLREYQQEGFAMFEDMVASIREDVAKYAMKAEIRNNLEREEVAKGQAVNPKEEGGGSAPKKQPVRKAENIGRNDLCPCGSGKKFKNCHGAAQ, encoded by the coding sequence ATGGCAAACCTATTAAATAAATTATTTGATTTCAATAAACGTGAGTTAAAAAAATTAGAAAAAATCGCTGACCAAGTTGAGGGTTTCGCTTCTCAAATGGAACAGCTTTCAGATGATCAATTACAAGCGAAAACAGACGAGTTTAAAAAGCGCTATGCCGATGGAGAGAAGTTAGATTCGATTCGTGCGGAGGCTTTTGCTGTTTGTCGAGAAGCGGCGAAACGTGTTTTAGAAATGTACCCATTCCGTGTTCAAATTATGGGGGCTGCTGCGCTTGATGAAGGTAATATCGCAGAAATGAAAACCGGGGAAGGTAAAACATTAACGGCGACGATGGCTGTTTATTTAAATGCGATCACTGGTAAAGGTGTACATGTTGTTACAGTCAACGAATATTTAGCAAGTCGTGATGCTGCTGAAATGGGACAGCTGTATAATTTCTTAGGTTTATCGGTTGGTCTTAACCTAAACAGTCTTTCAAAAGAGGAAAAACGAGCTGCGTATGAGGCGGATATTACGTATAGTACAAACAATGAGCTAGGGTTTGACTATTTACGCGATAACATGGTGCTTTATAAAGAGGAACGTGTACAACGTCCGTTGCACTATGCTGTTATTGATGAGGTCGACTCGATTTTAATTGATGAAGCGCGTACGCCATTAATTATTTCGGGTCAGGCTGGGAAATCAGCACAGCTTTATAAGCAATCGAATGCCTTTGTACGTATGTTAAATGCGGAAACGGATTATACGTATGAGGAATCAACGAAAGGTGTTACGTTGACGGATGCAGGTGTTGAAAAGGCAGAAAAAGCTTTCGGCATTGATAATCTGTTTGATTTGACACATGTTCGTTTAAATCATGCAATCAATCAATCATTAAAGGCACATGTTAGTATGCATAATGATGTCGATTATGTTGTGCAGGATGGCGAAATTGTGATTGTTGATGGCTTTACAGGTCGTTTGATGAAGGGCCGTCGTTATTCTGATGGCTTACACCAAGCAATTGAAGCTAAAGAAGGCGTTGAGATTCAAAATGAATCGATGACGATGGCGACCATTACTTTCCAAAACTACTTCCGTATGTATCAAAAGCTTGCAGGGATGACAGGTACGGCGAAAACAGAGGAAGAGGAATTCCGAAATATTTACAATATGAATGTTGTAGCTATTCCGACGAATAAACCGATTGCTCGTGATGATCGTGCTGACTTGATTTTTGCAACGATGGAAGGGAAATATAAAGCAGTTGCTGCTGATATTGCAGAGCGCCATAGAGCTGGCCAACCTGTTCTTGTTGGTACAGTTGCGATCGAAACATCTGAGATTATTTCTAAACTATTGGATAAGCATAAAATTCCACATAATGTCTTGAATGCGAAAAACCATGAACGTGAAGCAGAAATTATTGCGAATGCTGGTACAAAAGGTGCCGTAACGATCGCGACAAACATGGCGGGGCGTGGTACAGATATTAAACCAGGTGAAGGTGTACTCGAAATTGGTGGTTTAGCGGTAATCGGTACAGAACGCCATGAGTCACGTCGTATTGATAACCAGCTTCGTGGACGTTCTGGTCGTCAAGGGAATCCAGGGGTTACACAATTCTATCTATCTCTAGAAGATGATCTAATGCGTCGTTTCGGCTCCGATAACATGAAGTCTATGATGATGCGCCTAGGTATGGATGATTCTCAACCTTTACAATCTAAAGTTGTGTCGAGAGCTGTAGAATCAGCGCAGAAACGTGTCGAAGGTAATAACTTTGATGCACGTAAGCGTTTATTACAATATGACGATGTTCTACGTCAGCAACGTGAGATCATTTATAAAGAGCGTTATGATGTATTGGAAACAGAAAATATGCGTGTGCTCGTTGAGTCCATGATTCAAGAAACAATCGATAATGTTGTTGGCCTATATACGCAAGGTGAGCAAAAAGATTGGAACTTGAAAGCTATTGAAGATTTTGTAGCGGCTAACCTACTTGATGAAGGTCAACTTAAAGTGTCTGATTTCCAAGGCAAATCTGCTGAAGACATTAATCAAATGATTTCTGATGCTGTTCATGTTCGCTATGATGAAAAAGAGGCAGAATTGACACCAGAGCGTATGCGTGAGTTTGAAAAGGTTATTCTATTACGCTCTATTGATACGAAATGGATTGATCATATTGATGCAATGGATCAATTACGTCAAGGTATCCATCTACGTGCCTATGGACAAAATGATCCTCTTCGTGAATACCAACAAGAAGGTTTTGCGATGTTCGAGGATATGGTTGCTTCTATTCGTGAGGATGTTGCGAAGTATGCGATGAAGGCAGAAATTCGCAATAATCTAGAGCGTGAAGAGGTGGCAAAGGGCCAAGCAGTTAATCCAAAGGAAGAAGGCGGCGGCTCAGCTCCGAAAAAGCAACCAGTTCGTAAGGCTGAAAACATTGGTCGTAATGATTTATGCCCTTGTGGAAGTGGCAAGAAATTTAAAAACTGTCATGGTGCAGCTCAATAA